The following proteins are encoded in a genomic region of Arachis ipaensis cultivar K30076 chromosome B02, Araip1.1, whole genome shotgun sequence:
- the LOC107626633 gene encoding uncharacterized protein LOC107626633, producing the protein MVKQSTQLKELKTQTQKPQFKELEIEVERQISAIRVVRDVDIERLLMELRLVRSCFSEEQLRKPMLQVFEETLPNLSIVKDEGNGKFDVKWKERGSKMSTTCGGVGRDLHASLFQRLSIAFPSECPSSVPQFGGFEYSSNTGRTGFLGDKNLHFKDFVFEEPCEAQTLTSQEGLQTPNVSSQRLSVGMTPKTLRLPKPGEMLLSVHGSPLGVYKENNMEAIYESEEG; encoded by the exons ATGGTCAAACAGTCAACTCAATTGAAGGAACTTAAAACCCAAACGCAGAAACCTCAATTCAAGGAGCTTGAAATCGAAG TGGAGCGTCAAATCAGTGCAATTAGGGTGGTTCGTGATGTTGACATCGAGCGATTGTTGATGGAACTTCGTTTGGTTCGGTCGTGTTTCAGTGAGGAACAGCTCCGGAAGCCAATGCTGCAGGTCTTCGAAGAAACCTTACCGAATCTCTCAATTGTGAAAGATGAAGGGAATGGGAAATTCGATGTGAAGTGGAAAGAGAGAGGGAGCAAAATGTCCACGACCTGTGGTGGTGTAGGAAGAGATTTGCACGCTTCTCTGTTCCAGAGGCTTTCGATTGCTTTTCCTTCGGAATGTCCTTCTTCGGTTCCTCAGTTTGGTGGTTTTGAATACTCTAGCAATACTG GGAGAACAGGATTTCTTGGTGATAAAAATCTTCATTTTAAGGACTTT GTTTTTGAGGAGCCATGTGAAGCTCAGACTCTCACAAGTCAAGAAGGTCTTCAGACTCCCAAT GTGAGTAGTCAGCGCTTGTCTGTTGGGATGACACCCAAAACCCTTAGGCTGCCGAAACCTGGCGAGATGCTTCTCTCTGTCCATGGATCACCTCTTGGTGTTTACAAGGAAAATAACATGGAAGCTATATATG AGTCAGAAGAAGGTTAA